The Anomaloglossus baeobatrachus isolate aAnoBae1 chromosome 5, aAnoBae1.hap1, whole genome shotgun sequence genome includes the window TTGCATGCGGAATACAGGTGGGAACAAAGAGCAAAGATGCCCAGTGCCAGAACGTCTTTGGGGGTGCAGTCAGCATGCTCTTTGCTCCATTTCCACCAGCAAAAATGATGAAACCAGTAATGGCAcccgtgtctcctgtgatgtatagataCCCCATGGGATTGTGTGATGTATAGAtgtcccagcttctcctgtgatctaTAGATGCCCCAGGGTCTCTTATGATGTATACTGTATGCCCCCAGAGTCTTCTGTGATGTATGGtttcccagcgtctcctgtgatgcatGGATGCCCCAgcaatctcctgtgatgtatagattCCCCAGCGTTTATTATGATGTATTGATGCCAGAGCATCTCCTGTGATGCACAGAAGCCCCAGTGTCTACTCTATATACTCTAGCTTCAGTGTATCCTGTAATGTATATGTTgcagcctcagtgtctcctatgtgatgtatgcacAGTagcctcagtgtatgtgtgtgatgtgtatatatcagtctgtgcatctatgtgatgtatatctatacagcagtctcagtgtctcctatgtgatatatacagctgtctcactgtttcctatgtgatgtatacttcAGACTTCCCATTTCTTGTTTCTATAAATGTTGCATGAGTAGTAATGAGTTTCCCACTCTGAAAAGACCTGCAGTGTAATATATATCTGTGTTCAGAACTTGCTGCTGCGAGTTCTTTTCAATACACCACATAGCTCACCAAAAAGAATCAGCTCCAAGCATCACATTAGGAGTCACCTAATTAACTGTTTGGCCTAATATAGCAGGATaaatttcaagttgataattttgtacgACCTGCGAATGAGATTATAACTATCCAAATGGCCCCTGGAAGAAGAGATTCCCCAGCCCTATAGATGGGTCAATCTTGACAGCAAGAAGTGAACAGATTATTGCAGCATACACCTAGTGGCCAAATTTTACACCCAAAAAACAATATTGCCCAATAATTACATGCATATAAGCATAGATGATTGGTGTTAATATTAAATGCAATATTTATTAGGTTTTGCAACCAGGTGTATATGTATATGAAATATGCAATGCACATATTTTATGTATTTGACTTCATTCCTTGTCTATTAGAGGTCTATTAGTAATTGCATACATTTCTTAATTTTATTTTAAGTACTCATTTTCTTAGTTATGTGTTCTTAAAAACATAAATACCCATATGAATTTACTTTGACTGACTGCTTTCTTGTGGAACTTCTTCGATGTTATAGTCACCGTCTGTGAAGGGAAATgggttctcccctgtgtgagtcctTAGATGTTTAACAAGAGTTTTTTTgtggaaataacatttcccacattctggacatgaaaatggcttctcgcctgtgtgacttctctgatgggtaacaagacttgatttatgcctaaaatatttcccacacaccaagcatgaaaatggcttctcccctgtatgggtTAGTTGATGTCTAACATGATCTATTTTCCTGTTAAAACTTTTTCCACATTcgaaacatgaaaatggtttctctcctgtgtgaactctCAGATGTGCAAGCAAACATGCTTTctggttaaaatatttcccacattcagaacaagaatatggcttctcccctgtgtgaattctttgatgtctaaTAGCAACTGATTTctggctaaaacatttcccacattcagaacaagaatatggcttctcacctgtgtgagttctctgatgtgtaacaagatatgaCTCctgcttaaaacatttcccacaatcagaacatgaaaatggtttctcccctgtgtgacttctttgaTGTCTAATATGTTCTGATAtctggttaaaacattttccacactctgagcatgaaaatggcatctctcctgtgtgacttctttgaTGTTTGATGTAATCTGATTTTTGGTTATAACACTTCCCACAatatgaacatgaatatggcttcttcccGGTATGAATTCTTTCAtgtataacaagacttgatttttgCTGAAaatattttccacactctgaacaagaataaggcttctctcctgtatgaCTTCTTTGATGTcttacaagatctgatttctgtttaaaacatttcccacattctgaacatgaatatggtttctcccctgtatgaattctctcatgtataaccAGACTTGATTTAtgtttaaaatatttcccacattctgaacatgaaaatggtttttcctctgtatgagttctttgatgtcGAACAAAAATTGATTTTAtgaaaaaacattttccacattctgaacatgaatacgtctTCTTTACTGTGGGATCTTTTTGAGTTTTAGCACCCCTTCTGTGACTTTCATTTTTCTTAAAAGACTGTAATAAATCAGAAGATTGAACCTCTTTAAAAGGGTCAAATGTTAGATCTTTGCTTTGATGAGTTGAGGTTATATCTGGCATAATGGTATGCTCTTCATAATTATCTTGTGTGGTGCCAAGATAATCTGATTTAAACTCTGAAGATGTCAGATGTTCATCTGATGTCCAGGTACAGTCATCTGTCAAGAATAAAACATTTCTAAACAACATAACCTTGAAAATAACATGGATCATTTATATCATTGTTTAAATAAAATGTTCATATAGAAATTGCAAGTCATGCAGCAATATTCAATTACCACTAAGGCAGTGTCAAGAAAACAGTTCATATTCTAACAGTAGGGATTACAGTCTATATTAGGCCATTGGGCTGTTTTGTAACAGTCTATCAATTCTGTATTGAAGTCAGTATATTCATAAGCCATTTTTATGCTGCCACTTTGGTATTCCCCTTCCGTCTTTTTGTAATTGCCTGCAGTAATGACTTGATATGTGACACGCTCAAAAAAGGGTGCTTTAGGAGAGTTCCAACCCGTATATGTGACACTTTATAAGATACTTGACATTCCAAAGTtccgtaattatttttttttattaaagggaatctgtcaggtgattttcttatGTTActtatgttatctttaaatagggcttaagcagCTCtaacaggatcagtaagttttatttctGTACCTTCtcttgttatcttgttgtaagctccaaagaattcagtgtgacatagtaactagtcaagcatatgtaaatacaaactgcatatgtaCTGCTCCTCCCTCCACTCGGTGCTGGCATTAGTGATAATAAATCTGAAGTGattttgcactgctgcccccactcATACTCCATCCCACCTTTCAGCAGTAATAGTAAAGGCACTGGGATGGGAGGTGGGTGGGGGGAGCAGTGCATTTGCAAattatatttacatacacttgactaactGTCATGAGACACTGAATTCTCAAGAACATAAAACAAAATAACAGGAGAGGCAACTGCAATGAAAGTTACTGATCCTAAAAGGCCTGCTTAagacctatttaaagataacagtattgtactagaaaaccacctgatagattccctttaaggcaatcCAAATATCAAAATATAATGTTTTGGCCCTGTATCCTGCAATATTGGACCATTTTCGTCATATAAAAAATGATAgtctaatattttttattttgtttgagcTGGTTCCTCTTATCTTCTTTTGGGGCTTGTGTAAAAATCTCAAGAAGCTTTAGCTCAAAATTGTTCAGAAATATGAAAAATTCTGAAGGATTCACAAACTTTCACACGCCATGTGGGAAAATATATAACTGAAAACCCTACAGAcaatagaacataaaaaaaaatcaccaaaaaattGTAGCAGCCAGagaatgagaagaatctgtgacttctctgcatttcgtggtcactactcacctgggcggttatctgtaggaatctcctctttactccgctcatcacccctcacatatgtctctgtagtattaatatgggtcagatcttcaccctgaaacaaatattgtaaaagtcacagacagatggagaagtcccatctatgatcagctctaatcctgccatctccaccgctctcattacacaagtataacacatataatactggaggataaaacaagactgagcacaagaccttcacagccgtctacacatcatagggagatttcatggcaccttctctccatctacctgaggatcctgaggaacatcgggatcttcttgtttacagtcctgtgggagaagaggacggggacatctctctggtgttgtcccctTACtgaatagaactggaggagacacatacagggactgaattcattccttacatacagataattataggccgtgtgtatttagtcctgtttattacctggtgatgtgaggggctgggaaacttccatcatgacgtccttgtatagatctttgtgttcttctatatgctcccactcctccatggacaaATACTGTATATTGTAGTATTCTCTTCTACAACAAGATACATACATTCTGAAATAGTCAGGAAATCCATTTTGCAATAAATCTAAACTACTCCAAAGTATCCCTTTTAAAAATGTGTATGACGATTCATTccacctattgatttgaataaggGTAGATGGGCAGTACCCGACCCTGGCCACTATACAGTTCACGGAGCTGTGCTGTTCAACTCCATAATTTTGCAGTTCTGGACGTTGAAGACACCAAGAATCCCAACTGATCAGACatagatgacctatccttaggaatgGCCATCAATGTTAAGGAAGTGGAAAACTTCTTTAAGTAGTGAAAACAATTGATTTGTGTTGGCAATTTTCTGAAATCATGAGAAACAACATTTATATTTTATGGTTGATGAAGCTATCTGAGAATTTTTTGCTATAAATACAAATTTTACGTACATAAAACATTAGGATTATTATTTATTGAATTTTTTTGAGAAATTCGGTGCGTTGACCGAAAAAAAGGAATTCTGGTATTTAAATAATCTTTTTAGGTCAAATAATTTTACATtttaatagatcagacttttacagaTACAATTATATTAATGGTTTTTAGCCTTTTAATTTCTTTTTAACTGGATTGAGATCGCCGACTCTAAATATACTGTACGTCAGCACTTGCTGGGCTCCCTATAATTACGGTCAGCGGTCAAGAGGGGATCGCGACTAGAGATAAGAGAATTTCTCAAGGTTTGGATCGCCACGCCCAATCGAACAAGGGGTGTATTCATCGAACCTTTATAGAATCAAACTCCAAATCTTTCCGAATGGCCATaactcaatgggaggccaaacttaaGGCAAAGAAAACACCTTTGGTGGAGGGGTTGAAAAGCTTCGAAAATagcaaaaaataattttaaagtGCAGCCCCGCTGTTTTGGAATAGCCATTAGctgcctagactattgacataagaaatatagacgtggatcagagacagg containing:
- the LOC142312373 gene encoding uncharacterized protein LOC142312373 — encoded protein: MEEWEHIEEHKDLYKDVMMEVSQPLTSPVLFSKGTTPERCPRPLLPQDCKQEDPDVPQDPQGEDLTHINTTETYVRGDERSKEEIPTDNRPDDCTWTSDEHLTSSEFKSDYLGTTQDNYEEHTIMPDITSTHQSKDLTFDPFKEVQSSDLLQSFKKNESHRRGAKTQKDPTVKKTYSCSECGKCFFIKSIFVRHQRTHTEEKPFSCSECGKYFKHKSSLVIHERIHTGEKPYSCSECGKCFKQKSDLVRHQRSHTGEKPYSCSECGKYFQQKSSLVIHERIHTGKKPYSCSYCGKCYNQKSDYIKHQRSHTGEMPFSCSECGKCFNQISEHIRHQRSHTGEKPFSCSDCGKCFKQESYLVTHQRTHTGEKPYSCSECGKCFSQKSVAIRHQRIHTGEKPYSCSECGKYFNQKACLLAHLRVHTGEKPFSCFECGKSFNRKIDHVRHQLTHTGEKPFSCLVCGKYFRHKSSLVTHQRSHTGEKPFSCPECGKCYFHKKTLVKHLRTHTGENPFPFTDGDYNIEEVPQESSQSK